One window of the Xiphophorus hellerii strain 12219 chromosome 15, Xiphophorus_hellerii-4.1, whole genome shotgun sequence genome contains the following:
- the cnstb gene encoding consortin, connexin sorting protein b isoform X2 → MSEPEELLLSSLISFNHQWAVQFLRLEKLYHERLLSNLTTLQEKWESEFNEEEDGESRVPPEEDSVSRKHIEKLSHICRTHHRPSFSPDQKNLNAAFIDTQIGTETLQSHHGKANKPENTQSMISQSDFSSLQREEEEERQDEGEEALEEGQEVEAEEQEVEAEEHAAHGEDTPEEEEVKVEWPAGVAQASDKDLAKLSIAEGSSSPDGLVSILKRRRASLDGLPPPSPATTADKQTSKRKVRFSEPEDGVDQDDVGGDSCLILLLLCLVTVVISIGGTAFYCTLVDTYSNICTDFAQNVDFYVTNARGFLEGLGQWLPLQT, encoded by the exons atgaGCGAGCCAGAAGAGCTGCTGCTGTCGTCGCTCATCTCTTTCAATC ACCAGTGGGCCGTTCAGTTCCTACGGTTGGAGAAGCTCTACCATGAACGCCTGCTCTCTAATCTCACAACCCTGCAGGAGAAATGGG AGAGTGAGTTTAATGAGGAGGAGGACGGTGAGAGCCGGGTGCCTCCTGAAGAGGACAGCGTCAGCCGGAAACACATTGAGAAGCTGAGCCACATCTGCAGGACACACCACAG ACCGTCCTTCAGCCCAGACCAG AAAAACCTGAACGCAGCGTTCATAGACACTCAGATTGGGACGGAAACTCTGCAGTCTCATCATGGCAAAG CCAACAAGCCTGAGAACACCCAGAGCATGATCTCCCAGTCAGACTTTTCCTCACtacagagggaggaagaggaagagcgGCAGGACGAAGGGGAAGAGGCCCTCGAGGAAGGGCAGGAAGTGGAAGCagaggagcaggaagtggaagcAGAGGAGCACGCGGCGCACGGCGAGGACACaccggaggaagaggaggtgaagGTGGAGTGGCCGGCCGGAGTAGCGCAGGCGTCGGACAAAGACCTGGCCAAACTCTCCATCGCTGAAGGC AGCTCCTCCCCGGACGGCCTGGTGTCCATCCTGAAGAGGAGGCGAGCCTCGCTGGACGGACTTCCTCCCCCGAGCCCCGCCACCACCGCTGACAAACAGACGTCCAAACGCAAAGTTCGCTTCAGCGAACCAGAGGACGGCGTAGACCAAG ATGACGTCGGAGGAGACTCCTGTctcatcctgctgctgctgtgtctgGTCACCGTGGTGATCAGCATAGGCGGGACTGCGTTCTACTGCACTCTGGTGGACACTTACTCCAACATCTGCACCGACTTCGCTCAGAACGTCGACTTCTACGTCACGAACGCGCGGGGTTTCCTGGAAGGCCTCGGACAGTGGCTCCCCCTGCAGACTTAG
- the cnstb gene encoding consortin, connexin sorting protein b isoform X1 — MGNKNAVPPRGSGGGVTGKDDAALVSSATGGVAADEAQSPSLELLASLQALGESDDYTLLPQSLHQIAETYSLRQDHQWAVQFLRLEKLYHERLLSNLTTLQEKWESEFNEEEDGESRVPPEEDSVSRKHIEKLSHICRTHHRPSFSPDQKNLNAAFIDTQIGTETLQSHHGKANKPENTQSMISQSDFSSLQREEEEERQDEGEEALEEGQEVEAEEQEVEAEEHAAHGEDTPEEEEVKVEWPAGVAQASDKDLAKLSIAEGSSSPDGLVSILKRRRASLDGLPPPSPATTADKQTSKRKVRFSEPEDGVDQDDVGGDSCLILLLLCLVTVVISIGGTAFYCTLVDTYSNICTDFAQNVDFYVTNARGFLEGLGQWLPLQT; from the exons ATGGGGAACAAAAACGCCGTTCCACCCAGAGGTTCTGGAGGCGGGGTCACTGGGAAAGACGACGCAGCATTGGTCAGCAGCGCTACAG gAGGCGTCGCCGCAGATGAAGCTCAGAGCCCCAGTCTGGAGCTGCTGGCCTCCCTGCAGGCCCTGGGAGAAAGTGACGACTACACTCTGCTGCCGCAATCCCTGCACCAG attgcAGAGACCTACTCACTGAGGCAGGACC ACCAGTGGGCCGTTCAGTTCCTACGGTTGGAGAAGCTCTACCATGAACGCCTGCTCTCTAATCTCACAACCCTGCAGGAGAAATGGG AGAGTGAGTTTAATGAGGAGGAGGACGGTGAGAGCCGGGTGCCTCCTGAAGAGGACAGCGTCAGCCGGAAACACATTGAGAAGCTGAGCCACATCTGCAGGACACACCACAG ACCGTCCTTCAGCCCAGACCAG AAAAACCTGAACGCAGCGTTCATAGACACTCAGATTGGGACGGAAACTCTGCAGTCTCATCATGGCAAAG CCAACAAGCCTGAGAACACCCAGAGCATGATCTCCCAGTCAGACTTTTCCTCACtacagagggaggaagaggaagagcgGCAGGACGAAGGGGAAGAGGCCCTCGAGGAAGGGCAGGAAGTGGAAGCagaggagcaggaagtggaagcAGAGGAGCACGCGGCGCACGGCGAGGACACaccggaggaagaggaggtgaagGTGGAGTGGCCGGCCGGAGTAGCGCAGGCGTCGGACAAAGACCTGGCCAAACTCTCCATCGCTGAAGGC AGCTCCTCCCCGGACGGCCTGGTGTCCATCCTGAAGAGGAGGCGAGCCTCGCTGGACGGACTTCCTCCCCCGAGCCCCGCCACCACCGCTGACAAACAGACGTCCAAACGCAAAGTTCGCTTCAGCGAACCAGAGGACGGCGTAGACCAAG ATGACGTCGGAGGAGACTCCTGTctcatcctgctgctgctgtgtctgGTCACCGTGGTGATCAGCATAGGCGGGACTGCGTTCTACTGCACTCTGGTGGACACTTACTCCAACATCTGCACCGACTTCGCTCAGAACGTCGACTTCTACGTCACGAACGCGCGGGGTTTCCTGGAAGGCCTCGGACAGTGGCTCCCCCTGCAGACTTAG